The following proteins are encoded in a genomic region of Xanthomonas citri pv. mangiferaeindicae:
- a CDS encoding penicillin-binding protein 1B, with protein sequence MARIDYEDDDDLDDDGAAPSTWHRRLLSWMLALIGLGLGFLIPYTLYLNHQVGERFGALRWQMPTRVYARPLHLAQGVAMNAATLKTELAAAGYREGDGVKPGTYATEGARWTIASRGYRDVDGVVAPARVQVSLSGGRISRLRDGEGGAIEAARLDPARIATLYGQQQEERRLVRVQEVPQLLTDTLQAVEDKDFAHHHGIDLSGMARAALVNLRAGEARQGASTLTQQLARSGLLGIGREQTYTRKFNEILYALLIEARYDKGAILEAYLNQVYLGQRGAQAIHGVAAGAEFWFGRRIDDLEPEQVALLVGIIRGPSYYDPRRQPERAQVRRDFVLGKMRESGLIDQATYDRALTRPLGVTDTPGNIAANRFPAYVDLIRRQLANDYPAGALQGAGLSVMSAMVPSAQAYAEGATVRTLKDLGTRGRPELQAGLVVTDVHTGEVIAAVGSRVPSEHGFNRAFEAHRPVGSLLKPFVYLIALSNPTRYSLASWVDDSPVTVTLENGKRWSPGNADGRSHGTVRLIDALANSYNQSTVRVGMDVGPRALADVVHMLTGIRAEANPALILGAMDQSPYAMAQLYQFLASGGEVQTLRTVRGVIDEQGRVVNRYDTQPSPAQQSDALSARVVTIALQHAVTSGTARRLVNDGLGRLNAAGKTGTSNDGRDSWFAGWTGDHLGVVWVGNDQNAQTGLVGATGAMRVWSGLFSRLPSAPLDVGSEGLEWQWVAQSTATDADCPGARRFAFVAGYAPPYQSCRGYDQDGQPTYIDQDGNPVDANGTPIETERRGWREWFGFGRRDRDEAPPAPPQPQSPPQPAAPPPAEELPR encoded by the coding sequence ATGGCCCGGATCGATTACGAAGACGACGACGATCTCGACGATGACGGCGCAGCGCCGTCGACCTGGCACCGCCGCCTTCTGAGCTGGATGCTGGCGCTGATCGGCCTGGGACTCGGTTTCCTGATTCCCTACACGCTGTACCTCAATCATCAGGTCGGCGAGCGGTTCGGCGCCTTGCGTTGGCAGATGCCCACGCGCGTCTATGCCCGGCCGCTGCATCTGGCGCAGGGCGTGGCGATGAATGCCGCCACGCTGAAGACCGAGCTGGCCGCGGCCGGCTACCGCGAAGGTGACGGCGTCAAGCCCGGGACCTACGCCACCGAGGGGGCACGCTGGACGATCGCAAGCCGTGGCTATCGCGATGTCGACGGCGTCGTCGCGCCTGCGCGCGTGCAGGTGTCGTTGTCGGGCGGCCGCATCTCGCGGTTGCGCGATGGCGAGGGCGGTGCGATCGAGGCCGCGCGGCTGGACCCGGCGCGCATCGCCACCCTGTACGGACAGCAGCAGGAGGAGCGCCGCCTGGTCCGCGTGCAGGAGGTACCGCAGTTGCTGACCGACACGCTGCAGGCGGTCGAGGACAAGGACTTCGCGCACCACCACGGCATCGATCTGAGCGGCATGGCGCGCGCGGCGCTGGTGAACCTGCGCGCCGGCGAAGCGCGGCAGGGCGCGAGCACCTTGACCCAGCAGCTCGCGCGCAGCGGCTTGCTGGGCATCGGCCGTGAGCAGACCTACACCCGCAAGTTCAACGAGATCCTCTATGCACTGCTGATCGAGGCGCGCTACGACAAGGGCGCGATCCTGGAGGCCTATCTCAACCAGGTCTACCTCGGCCAGCGCGGCGCGCAGGCGATCCACGGCGTCGCCGCCGGCGCCGAGTTCTGGTTCGGGCGCAGGATCGACGATCTCGAGCCCGAACAGGTCGCGTTGTTGGTCGGCATCATCCGCGGCCCGTCCTACTATGATCCGCGCCGTCAGCCCGAACGTGCGCAGGTGCGTCGCGACTTCGTGCTGGGCAAGATGCGCGAGAGCGGGCTCATCGACCAGGCCACCTACGATCGGGCGCTGACCCGCCCGCTGGGCGTGACCGACACGCCGGGCAACATCGCTGCCAATCGCTTTCCCGCCTATGTCGACCTGATCCGGCGCCAGTTGGCCAACGACTATCCGGCCGGCGCATTGCAGGGGGCCGGGCTGTCGGTCATGAGCGCGATGGTGCCCTCCGCCCAGGCCTACGCCGAAGGCGCGACCGTGCGCACGCTCAAGGATCTGGGCACGCGCGGGCGTCCGGAGTTGCAAGCTGGCCTGGTCGTCACCGACGTGCATACCGGCGAGGTCATCGCTGCGGTCGGCAGCCGGGTGCCGAGTGAGCACGGCTTCAATCGTGCGTTCGAAGCCCACCGCCCGGTCGGATCGCTGCTCAAGCCGTTCGTCTATCTGATCGCGCTCAGCAACCCGACCCGCTATTCGCTGGCCAGTTGGGTCGACGACTCGCCGGTGACGGTCACGCTCGAAAACGGCAAGCGCTGGTCGCCTGGCAACGCCGACGGCCGCAGCCACGGCACGGTGCGGTTGATCGACGCATTGGCCAACTCGTACAACCAGTCCACGGTGCGCGTGGGCATGGATGTCGGCCCGCGCGCGCTGGCCGACGTGGTGCACATGCTGACCGGCATCCGCGCCGAGGCCAATCCGGCGTTGATCCTCGGCGCGATGGACCAGAGCCCCTATGCGATGGCCCAGCTCTACCAGTTCCTGGCATCGGGCGGCGAAGTGCAGACGCTGCGCACCGTGCGCGGTGTCATCGACGAGCAGGGGCGTGTGGTCAACCGCTACGACACCCAGCCCAGCCCCGCGCAGCAGAGCGATGCGCTGTCGGCGCGCGTGGTCACGATCGCATTGCAGCACGCGGTGACCTCGGGCACCGCGCGACGGCTGGTCAACGACGGCCTGGGGCGGCTCAACGCTGCCGGCAAGACCGGCACCAGCAACGACGGGCGCGACAGCTGGTTCGCCGGCTGGACCGGCGATCATCTGGGTGTGGTGTGGGTCGGCAACGACCAGAACGCGCAGACCGGGCTGGTCGGCGCGACCGGCGCGATGCGGGTGTGGTCGGGACTGTTCTCGCGGCTGCCCAGCGCGCCGCTCGACGTGGGCAGCGAGGGCCTGGAGTGGCAGTGGGTGGCGCAATCCACCGCGACCGATGCCGACTGTCCCGGCGCACGCCGGTTCGCGTTCGTCGCCGGCTACGCGCCGCCGTACCAGTCCTGCCGCGGCTACGACCAGGACGGCCAGCCGACCTACATCGACCAGGACGGCAACCCGGTCGACGCCAATGGCACGCCGATCGAGACCGAACGGCGCGGCTGGCGCGAGTGGTTCGGCTTCGGCCGCCGCGATCGTGATGAGGCACCGCCTGCACCGCCGCAACCGCAATCACCGCCGCAACCCGCGGCTCCGCCGCCCGCCGAGGAATTGCCCCGATGA
- a CDS encoding helicase, which yields MSAADANGLAARSREALVEGGPLAAHIPAFRPRAAQQALAMAVGDAIEQRATLLAEAGTGTGKTFAYLVPALLSGLKTIVSTGTRALQDQLYHRDLPRVRDALGSGLRSALLKGRANYLCLYRLEQARGAPRLATRDQIHQFQRIVAWAGRTRLGDVAELDGLPEDTPLLPMVTSTVDNCLGNDCPFWSECFVVQARQRAQAADVVVVNHHLLLADLALKQEGFGEILPGARAFIVDEAHQLPELAAQFFGEGLSARPLVELARDAVAECRDVPGALPVLQLPAQALDGAARGLRMAMDGLPARGTRYRALYQPAVEDALHALDEALVHLRDVLAPLREASPGLDACHARAALCLTRLRRWNDGAASAAMFDDAQATDESEAEASPAEHPGDDSVLWYELTPRGFRLQRTPLDVSAPLRAHREVSQAAWVFTSATLAVDGSFEHIAKRLGLDAPQTLLAPSPFDWAHQALCYLPPRLPTPAAPGYTAAVVDALLPVLHASGGRAFVLFASHRALRETAVLLRASTRCPWPLFVQGEAPRHVLLQRFRESGNGVLLGAASFREGVDVAGDALSVVVIDKLPFAAPDDPVFEARLDAIRRAGGNPFRDEQLPQAVIALKQGVGRLIRTEADRGVLVLCDPRLLGRGYGALFLDSLPPLPRTREIADVEAFFAAPAATILAGETDAALPHPESQPS from the coding sequence GTGTCGGCAGCGGACGCCAACGGCCTGGCTGCACGCAGCCGCGAGGCGCTGGTCGAAGGCGGGCCGCTGGCCGCGCACATTCCGGCTTTCCGCCCGCGCGCGGCGCAGCAAGCGTTGGCGATGGCGGTCGGTGACGCCATCGAGCAACGCGCCACGCTGCTGGCCGAAGCCGGCACCGGCACCGGCAAGACCTTTGCTTACCTGGTGCCGGCACTGCTTTCGGGGCTCAAGACGATCGTCTCGACCGGAACGCGCGCGCTGCAGGACCAGCTTTATCATCGCGACCTGCCGCGCGTGCGCGACGCGCTCGGCAGTGGCCTGCGCAGTGCGCTGCTCAAGGGGCGCGCGAATTACCTGTGCCTGTATCGGCTGGAGCAGGCGCGTGGCGCGCCGCGGCTGGCGACGCGCGATCAGATCCATCAATTTCAGCGCATCGTCGCCTGGGCCGGGCGGACGCGGCTGGGCGATGTCGCCGAACTCGACGGCCTGCCCGAGGACACGCCGCTGCTGCCGATGGTCACCTCCACCGTCGACAACTGCCTGGGCAACGACTGCCCGTTCTGGAGCGAGTGCTTCGTGGTCCAGGCGCGCCAGCGCGCGCAGGCCGCGGACGTGGTCGTCGTCAACCACCACCTGCTGCTCGCCGATCTGGCGCTCAAGCAGGAGGGATTCGGCGAAATCCTGCCCGGTGCCCGGGCCTTCATCGTTGATGAGGCGCACCAGTTGCCTGAGTTGGCCGCGCAGTTCTTCGGCGAAGGCCTGAGTGCGCGGCCGCTGGTCGAACTGGCCCGCGACGCCGTGGCCGAGTGCCGCGACGTGCCGGGCGCGCTGCCGGTGCTGCAGTTGCCTGCGCAGGCGCTCGACGGCGCGGCGCGGGGACTGCGGATGGCGATGGACGGCCTGCCGGCCCGCGGCACCCGCTACCGGGCGCTGTACCAGCCGGCGGTCGAGGATGCATTGCATGCGCTCGACGAGGCCCTGGTGCACCTGCGCGATGTGCTGGCACCCCTGCGCGAGGCCTCGCCCGGGCTCGACGCCTGCCATGCCCGCGCCGCGCTGTGCCTGACCCGGCTGCGGCGCTGGAACGACGGCGCCGCGTCGGCTGCGATGTTCGACGATGCCCAGGCCACTGACGAGTCCGAAGCCGAAGCGAGCCCCGCCGAGCACCCCGGCGACGACAGCGTGCTGTGGTACGAGCTGACGCCGCGCGGCTTTCGCCTGCAGCGCACGCCGCTGGACGTGTCGGCCCCGCTGCGTGCGCATCGCGAGGTGTCGCAGGCGGCCTGGGTGTTCACGTCGGCGACGCTGGCGGTCGACGGCAGCTTCGAACACATCGCCAAGCGGCTGGGGCTCGACGCACCGCAGACGCTGCTTGCGCCGAGTCCGTTCGACTGGGCGCACCAGGCGCTGTGCTATCTGCCGCCGCGGTTGCCCACACCGGCCGCGCCCGGCTACACCGCCGCGGTGGTCGACGCGCTGCTGCCCGTGCTGCATGCCTCGGGCGGGCGCGCGTTCGTGCTGTTCGCCTCGCACCGCGCGCTGCGCGAGACCGCGGTGCTGTTGCGTGCATCCACGCGCTGTCCCTGGCCGCTGTTCGTGCAGGGCGAGGCGCCACGGCACGTGCTGCTGCAGCGCTTTCGTGAGTCCGGCAACGGCGTGCTGCTGGGCGCGGCGAGTTTCCGTGAAGGCGTCGATGTCGCCGGCGATGCATTGAGCGTGGTGGTCATCGACAAGCTGCCGTTCGCCGCGCCCGACGATCCGGTGTTCGAGGCGCGGCTCGATGCGATCCGCCGGGCCGGCGGCAATCCGTTCCGCGATGAGCAATTGCCGCAGGCCGTCATTGCCCTCAAGCAGGGCGTGGGCCGGCTGATCCGCACCGAGGCCGATCGCGGCGTGCTGGTGCTGTGCGATCCGCGTTTGCTCGGACGCGGTTACGGCGCGCTGTTCCTGGACTCGCTGCCGCCGCTGCCGCGCACGCGCGAGATCGCCGATGTGGAGGCGTTCTTCGCCGCGCCAGCTGCGACAATCCTCGCCGGCGAAACCGACGCCGCCCTCCCGCATCCCGAGTCCCAGCCGTCATGA
- a CDS encoding tRNA N6-adenosine(37)-N6-threonylcarbamoyltransferase complex dimerization subunit TsaB — translation MKLLAFETATEACSVALWDDGRVLHRSEIAPRRHAELALPWAEALLAEAGIARRQLDAVAVSRGPGAFTGVRLGIALVQGVALALDRPVVAVSTLAVLAMRAGVGEGAHVLAAIDARMGEVYRAAFAMRADGPEAMSDERVGAPDTVELPGTGAAWSGVGTGFGVADGVLAARLGASPARIDATALPQAADLAALAAAAFARGEAVAPERVEPAYLRNDVALTLAEQQARRAAR, via the coding sequence ATGAAACTGCTCGCGTTCGAAACCGCCACCGAGGCCTGCTCCGTCGCGCTCTGGGACGACGGCCGCGTGCTCCACCGCAGCGAGATCGCGCCGCGGCGTCATGCCGAGCTGGCGCTGCCGTGGGCCGAGGCCTTGCTGGCGGAGGCCGGGATCGCGCGCAGACAGCTCGACGCGGTCGCGGTCAGTCGGGGGCCGGGCGCGTTCACCGGCGTGCGCCTGGGTATCGCGCTGGTGCAGGGCGTGGCGCTGGCGCTCGATCGCCCGGTCGTCGCCGTCTCGACGCTGGCCGTGCTCGCAATGCGTGCCGGCGTGGGCGAGGGCGCACATGTGCTTGCGGCGATCGATGCGCGCATGGGCGAGGTGTACCGCGCCGCATTCGCAATGCGGGCCGACGGACCGGAGGCGATGTCCGACGAGCGTGTCGGTGCCCCCGACACGGTCGAACTGCCGGGGACGGGCGCGGCCTGGTCTGGCGTCGGCACTGGCTTCGGTGTCGCCGACGGCGTGCTGGCGGCGCGTCTGGGGGCCTCGCCAGCGCGGATCGACGCGACCGCGTTGCCGCAGGCCGCCGATCTTGCCGCCCTGGCGGCGGCTGCGTTCGCCCGCGGCGAGGCGGTCGCACCGGAGCGGGTCGAACCGGCCTACCTGCGCAACGATGTCGCACTGACGCTGGCCGAGCAGCAGGCGCGCCGCGCGGCGCGCTGA
- a CDS encoding methyltransferase type 11 has product MGIWSRLAGDRFLDWLAPPPGLDWLDVGCGNGAFTQALIARCAPARVYGIDPSAAQLAHARTRLDVDAAHLLVGDAMALPFPAASVDALVMPLVIFFVPEPARGVAEMARVGRPGALVSAYAWDMPGGGFPYHALQARLRAQGVAVPAPPSPEASRLDVLQALWAGAGLCEVRTHSIEVRRTFADFDDYWQTVLGAPSVGPQLARLRPDEAAQFAAEVRAELPLDPANGTITLGARAHAVAGRVPAGA; this is encoded by the coding sequence ATGGGCATCTGGAGTCGGCTTGCCGGCGACCGGTTCCTCGATTGGCTGGCTCCTCCGCCGGGCCTGGACTGGCTCGATGTGGGCTGCGGCAACGGCGCGTTCACCCAAGCGCTGATCGCACGCTGCGCCCCGGCGCGGGTGTATGGGATCGACCCGTCCGCCGCGCAGCTGGCGCACGCGCGGACGCGGCTGGACGTCGATGCCGCGCATCTGCTGGTCGGCGACGCGATGGCGTTGCCCTTTCCGGCGGCCAGCGTCGACGCGCTGGTCATGCCGCTGGTGATCTTCTTCGTGCCCGAGCCGGCGCGCGGCGTGGCCGAGATGGCGCGGGTCGGACGTCCCGGTGCGCTGGTCTCGGCCTATGCCTGGGACATGCCCGGCGGCGGCTTTCCTTATCACGCGCTGCAGGCGCGGCTTCGCGCCCAGGGCGTCGCGGTGCCCGCGCCGCCGTCACCGGAGGCCTCGCGCCTGGACGTGCTGCAGGCATTGTGGGCCGGCGCCGGCCTGTGCGAGGTGCGGACCCATTCGATCGAGGTGCGGCGTACCTTCGCCGACTTCGACGATTACTGGCAGACCGTGCTGGGGGCCCCTAGCGTCGGCCCGCAACTGGCCCGGTTGCGGCCGGACGAGGCCGCACAGTTCGCCGCCGAGGTTCGCGCTGAACTTCCGCTCGATCCCGCGAACGGCACGATCACGCTCGGCGCGCGGGCCCACGCCGTTGCCGGCCGGGTGCCTGCCGGGGCGTGA
- a CDS encoding energy transducer TonB, which produces MTAASPPRIGDDARLGATLALSLLVHGLLVLGIGFSTEDAAPVVPTLDVILTETTSPLTQAQADFLAQASHQGGGEDTRSLRPREPRPGLLPQPEAGLAPRPLHAQSPDTRPTPRERVVASARGQTHVESPDPTPQAERRTLPPGPERVERDLEMARLAAEIHLRSERYARRPKRKFVSASTQEYVYATYLRQWVDRVERVGNLNYPDEARRRGLAGRLVISVAIRRDGSVERADVIRSSGVPLLDDAALRIARLAEPCPPLPPTDEQIDILHVTRSWNFLPGGALVDD; this is translated from the coding sequence GTGACCGCCGCGTCGCCGCCGCGGATCGGCGACGACGCGCGCCTGGGCGCGACGCTGGCGTTGTCGCTGCTGGTGCACGGGTTGCTGGTGCTGGGCATTGGCTTTTCGACCGAAGACGCCGCGCCGGTGGTGCCGACGCTGGACGTGATCCTGACCGAGACCACGAGCCCGCTGACCCAGGCCCAGGCCGATTTCCTCGCCCAGGCCAGCCACCAGGGCGGCGGCGAGGACACGCGCAGCCTGCGGCCGCGCGAGCCGCGGCCGGGCTTGCTGCCGCAACCCGAGGCCGGCCTCGCGCCACGCCCGCTGCACGCGCAATCGCCCGACACCCGACCGACGCCGCGCGAACGCGTCGTCGCCAGCGCACGCGGTCAGACCCACGTGGAAAGTCCCGATCCCACGCCCCAGGCCGAGCGCCGCACGCTGCCGCCCGGCCCCGAACGGGTCGAACGCGACCTGGAGATGGCGCGCCTGGCCGCGGAGATCCATCTGCGCTCGGAGCGCTACGCGCGCAGGCCCAAGCGCAAGTTCGTGTCCGCCAGCACCCAGGAGTACGTCTATGCCACGTACCTGCGGCAATGGGTGGACCGGGTGGAGCGCGTGGGCAATCTGAACTACCCCGACGAGGCCCGCCGACGGGGCCTGGCCGGGCGCCTGGTCATCAGCGTGGCGATCCGCCGCGACGGTTCGGTGGAGCGTGCCGACGTCATCCGCAGCAGCGGCGTGCCCCTGCTCGACGACGCCGCGCTGCGGATCGCTCGACTCGCCGAGCCCTGCCCGCCGTTGCCGCCGACCGACGAGCAGATCGACATTCTGCACGTCACCCGCAGCTGGAATTTCCTGCCCGGCGGCGCCCTGGTGGACGACTGA
- a CDS encoding glutathione synthase gives MSLNVVVVMDPIGSIRIAKDTTFAMLLEAQRRGHRLQYVLPGALGMDGGQAVATLAPLTVRDDPADWFSLGTPSMHRFGEGDVVLMRKDPPVDPEFINDTQILSVAQRQGAQIVNDPQGLRDMNEKLGALAFPQCCPPTRVARDAAALKAFVAEHGQAVLKPLDGMGGRSIFRAAAGDPNLNVILETLTDGGRRLAMAQRYLPEIVDGDKRILLIDGMPVDYCLARIPQGDEFRGNLAAGGRGEGRPLSERDRWIAAQVGPTLAARGMRFVGLDVIGDWLTEVNVTSPTCVRELDAQFGLNIAGQLFDAIERG, from the coding sequence ATGTCGCTCAACGTCGTCGTGGTGATGGACCCGATCGGGTCGATCCGGATCGCCAAGGACACGACGTTCGCGATGCTGCTCGAGGCGCAGCGGCGCGGCCACCGCCTGCAGTACGTGCTGCCCGGCGCCCTGGGCATGGACGGCGGCCAGGCCGTGGCCACGCTGGCGCCGTTGACCGTGCGCGACGATCCCGCCGACTGGTTCAGCCTTGGCACGCCGTCGATGCATCGCTTCGGCGAGGGCGACGTGGTGCTGATGCGCAAGGATCCGCCGGTCGATCCGGAATTCATCAACGACACCCAGATCCTCAGCGTTGCCCAGCGCCAGGGCGCGCAGATCGTCAACGATCCACAGGGCCTGCGCGACATGAACGAGAAGCTTGGCGCGCTCGCGTTCCCGCAGTGTTGCCCGCCGACGCGGGTCGCCCGCGACGCGGCCGCCCTCAAGGCCTTCGTCGCCGAGCACGGCCAGGCGGTGCTCAAGCCGCTCGACGGCATGGGTGGACGCTCGATCTTCCGCGCCGCGGCCGGCGACCCGAACCTCAACGTGATTCTCGAGACCCTGACCGATGGCGGCCGCCGGCTGGCGATGGCGCAGCGCTACCTGCCGGAGATCGTCGACGGCGACAAGCGCATCCTGCTGATCGACGGCATGCCGGTGGACTACTGTCTGGCACGGATCCCGCAGGGCGACGAGTTCCGCGGCAACCTGGCCGCCGGGGGTCGCGGCGAGGGCCGGCCGCTGAGCGAGCGCGACCGCTGGATCGCCGCCCAGGTCGGCCCGACGCTCGCCGCGCGCGGCATGCGCTTCGTCGGCCTGGACGTGATCGGCGACTGGCTGACCGAGGTCAACGTCACCAGTCCGACCTGCGTGCGCGAGCTCGATGCGCAGTTCGGTCTGAACATCGCCGGGCAGCTGTTCGACGCGATCGAGCGCGGATGA
- a CDS encoding pilus assembly protein PilG produces MVIDDSKTIRRTAETLLRREGADVVTAVDGFEALAKIVEHAPQVIFVDVMMPRLDGYQTCALIKNNRRFGTTPVIMLSSKDGLFDKARGRIVGADEYVTKPFTREELLDAIRHHVDA; encoded by the coding sequence ATGGTGATCGACGATTCGAAGACCATTCGACGGACCGCCGAAACGCTGCTGCGCCGGGAAGGCGCCGACGTGGTGACCGCGGTCGACGGCTTCGAGGCCCTGGCCAAGATCGTCGAGCACGCACCGCAGGTCATCTTCGTCGATGTGATGATGCCCCGACTCGACGGCTACCAGACCTGCGCGCTGATCAAGAACAACCGCCGCTTCGGCACGACACCGGTGATCATGCTCTCATCCAAGGACGGGTTGTTCGACAAGGCGCGTGGTCGGATCGTCGGTGCCGACGAGTACGTCACCAAGCCGTTCACGCGCGAGGAGTTGCTCGATGCGATCCGTCACCACGTCGACGCCTGA
- a CDS encoding two-component system response regulator has product MARILLIEDSPTDTAVLTQWLERHGYEVLAAANAEDGIALCRSERPDLVLMDVVLPGMSGFQATRALVRDPQTAAIPVVIVSTKGMETDRMWGLRQGAKGYLVKPPTEVALIAQIRQVLGG; this is encoded by the coding sequence ATGGCTCGCATCCTGTTGATCGAGGACTCGCCCACCGACACCGCGGTGCTGACCCAGTGGCTGGAACGGCACGGTTACGAAGTGCTCGCGGCCGCCAATGCCGAGGACGGCATCGCGTTGTGCCGCAGCGAGCGGCCCGACCTGGTGCTGATGGACGTCGTGCTGCCGGGCATGAGCGGCTTCCAGGCCACCCGCGCATTGGTGCGCGATCCGCAGACGGCGGCCATCCCGGTGGTGATCGTCAGCACCAAGGGCATGGAGACCGACCGCATGTGGGGGCTGCGCCAGGGCGCGAAGGGCTATCTGGTCAAGCCGCCGACCGAAGTGGCATTGATCGCGCAGATCCGCCAGGTCCTGGGCGGGTGA
- a CDS encoding chemotaxis protein CheW: MPEAFALLADFERRSLAHVVGLPEQLDAPGLWRGVGYRIGRRLLASAFDEVVEILTMPSITPVPGAQPWMLGVGNVRGALLPIVDLRQFLEGERSAPQDGQRMLLVRQPGGDVAVTIDALFGQRSFLEQDQVPADPIATGRYAHFVDRAYAQAGAVWGVFSLDRLVRTPEFRHAAA, translated from the coding sequence GTGCCAGAGGCGTTCGCGCTGCTGGCCGACTTTGAGCGACGCAGCCTGGCGCACGTCGTCGGGCTGCCCGAGCAGTTGGACGCCCCCGGCCTGTGGCGCGGCGTGGGCTATCGCATCGGCCGTCGGTTGCTGGCGTCGGCCTTCGACGAGGTCGTCGAGATCCTGACGATGCCTTCGATCACGCCCGTCCCCGGCGCCCAGCCCTGGATGCTCGGGGTGGGCAATGTGCGCGGCGCCTTGCTGCCGATCGTCGATCTGCGCCAGTTCCTGGAAGGCGAACGCAGTGCGCCGCAGGACGGCCAGCGGATGTTGCTGGTCCGCCAGCCCGGCGGCGACGTCGCGGTGACGATCGACGCGCTGTTCGGTCAGCGCAGCTTCCTGGAACAGGACCAGGTGCCGGCCGACCCGATCGCCACGGGGCGCTATGCGCACTTCGTCGATCGCGCCTACGCGCAGGCCGGCGCGGTCTGGGGCGTCTTCAGCCTCGACCGCTTGGTTCGCACGCCCGAGTTCAGACATGCCGCGGCCTGA